A stretch of Clostridium formicaceticum DNA encodes these proteins:
- the leuC gene encoding 3-isopropylmalate dehydratase large subunit codes for MGMTMTQKILAAHAGLEVVKAGQLIQADLDLVLGNDVTTPVAVKEFKKIGVEGVFDKKKVAIVPDHFTPNKDIKSAEQCKMIREFAYEKEIENYFEIGEMGIEHGLIPEKGLVVPGDVVIGADSHTCTYGALGAFSTGIGSTDMAAGMATGKCWFKVPSAIKFVLKGKLSEWVSGKDVILHIIGMIGVDGALYKSMEFVGEGVQNLSMDDRFAMANMAIEAGGKNGIFPVDDKTLAYVKEHSAKNYTIYTADGDAEYDAVYEIDLSAIRPTVAFPHLPDNTRTIDEVGDVKIDQVVIGSCTNGRIEDMRVAAGILKGKKVAKGVRVIVFPVTQKVYLQALREGLIEDLIEAGAVVSTPTCGPCLGGHMGILAKGERAIATTNRNFVGRMGHPESEVYLASPAVAAASALTGKISNPEDIA; via the coding sequence ATGGGAATGACGATGACACAAAAAATATTAGCAGCTCATGCGGGACTAGAAGTCGTAAAAGCTGGTCAATTGATACAAGCAGATTTAGATTTGGTTTTAGGGAATGACGTTACAACGCCTGTAGCAGTAAAAGAATTTAAAAAAATTGGCGTAGAGGGTGTTTTTGATAAGAAGAAAGTAGCCATTGTGCCAGATCATTTTACCCCTAATAAGGATATTAAAAGTGCTGAACAGTGTAAAATGATTCGAGAATTTGCCTATGAAAAAGAAATTGAAAATTATTTTGAAATCGGAGAAATGGGTATTGAACATGGTTTGATTCCAGAAAAAGGATTAGTGGTACCTGGAGACGTGGTGATTGGTGCTGACTCCCATACATGTACCTACGGCGCTTTAGGGGCCTTCTCAACAGGTATTGGTAGTACAGATATGGCGGCTGGAATGGCTACAGGAAAATGTTGGTTCAAGGTACCATCAGCGATCAAGTTTGTCTTAAAAGGTAAGCTTTCTGAATGGGTAAGCGGTAAAGATGTTATTTTACACATTATAGGCATGATTGGGGTAGACGGTGCTCTTTATAAGTCTATGGAATTTGTAGGAGAAGGTGTTCAAAACCTATCTATGGATGATCGTTTTGCTATGGCAAACATGGCCATTGAAGCAGGTGGAAAAAATGGGATTTTTCCAGTAGACGATAAAACTTTGGCTTATGTAAAGGAACATTCAGCAAAGAACTATACGATTTATACTGCTGATGGAGATGCAGAGTACGATGCGGTATATGAGATTGACTTAAGTGCTATCCGACCTACTGTTGCATTCCCACATTTACCTGACAACACCCGTACCATTGATGAAGTTGGTGATGTGAAAATTGATCAAGTTGTGATTGGCTCTTGTACCAATGGCAGAATAGAGGATATGAGGGTAGCTGCCGGTATCCTAAAGGGTAAAAAGGTGGCAAAGGGTGTAAGAGTGATTGTATTCCCTGTTACACAGAAGGTTTATCTGCAAGCACTACGTGAAGGTTTAATTGAAGATCTTATTGAAGCAGGGGCAGTAGTAAGTACACCTACCTGTGGACCATGCCTTGGAGGACATATGGGGATTCTTGCAAAAGGTGAAAGAGCCATTGCTACGACAAATCGTAACTTTGTAGGAAGAATGGGTCATCCTGAGTCTGAGGTATACTTAGCAAGTCCAGCTGTAGCAGCAGCTTCAGCCTTAACAGGAAAAATTTCAAATCCAGAGGATATAGCTTAA
- the leuD gene encoding 3-isopropylmalate dehydratase small subunit — translation MKAKGSVFKYGSNVDTDVIIPARYLNTSDPAELAKYCMEDIDENFAKKVKQGDLIVADKNFGCGSSREHAPIAIKASGVSCVIATTFARIFYRNAINIGLPILECKEAVENIENGDEVEVDFNTGIIYNLTKKQSYQGEAFPEFMQNIMAADGLIQYIKGNLKK, via the coding sequence ATGAAGGCAAAGGGAAGTGTTTTTAAATACGGCAGTAATGTAGATACAGATGTTATTATTCCTGCAAGATATCTGAATACCTCTGATCCAGCGGAGTTAGCCAAATATTGTATGGAAGATATAGATGAAAATTTTGCTAAGAAAGTAAAGCAGGGAGACTTAATCGTAGCGGACAAAAACTTTGGTTGTGGGTCATCAAGAGAGCATGCACCTATTGCAATAAAAGCTTCAGGGGTATCTTGTGTCATCGCTACTACTTTTGCGAGGATTTTTTATAGAAATGCCATCAATATTGGTTTGCCAATTCTTGAATGTAAAGAAGCAGTAGAGAATATTGAAAATGGCGATGAAGTAGAAGTAGATTTCAATACAGGAATTATTTATAACCTAACAAAAAAACAATCTTACCAAGGCGAAGCTTTTCCAGAATTTATGCAAAATATTATGGCAGCTGACGGACTTATTCAATAT